In a genomic window of Streptomyces pristinaespiralis:
- a CDS encoding alpha/beta fold hydrolase, whose product MPIVFVHGTRFSAGQWSAQLAALRDEFEVAAVDLPGHGERAADPWSLSGATRIIASAVDALDRGPALVVGHSLGGYASLEFARRCPHHVRGLVLAGASASTRGPWATPYRWAAKLVPRIPVDRLTRWNDRLLRRLYPPEVVAATIRAGYAFHTLPAAWDEVLGRFDAGAMRHVKAPVLILNGEKDTVFRAGERDFARAHPRARVELIPRARHLANFDAPDAFTDAVRRFARQLLADG is encoded by the coding sequence TTGCCGATCGTCTTCGTGCACGGGACGCGCTTCAGCGCCGGGCAGTGGAGCGCGCAACTCGCCGCGCTGCGCGACGAGTTCGAGGTGGCAGCCGTCGACCTGCCCGGTCACGGGGAGCGTGCGGCCGACCCGTGGAGCCTGAGCGGTGCGACGCGGATCATCGCGTCCGCGGTGGACGCGCTCGACCGCGGGCCGGCTCTGGTGGTCGGGCACTCGCTCGGCGGATACGCCTCGCTGGAGTTCGCACGGCGGTGTCCGCACCACGTGCGCGGGTTGGTCCTCGCCGGGGCCAGCGCCTCCACCCGCGGTCCGTGGGCAACGCCGTACCGGTGGGCCGCCAAGCTGGTCCCCCGCATACCGGTGGACCGCCTGACCCGTTGGAACGACCGGCTGCTGCGACGGCTCTACCCGCCGGAGGTGGTGGCGGCGACCATCCGCGCCGGCTACGCCTTCCACACCCTGCCGGCCGCCTGGGACGAGGTGCTGGGACGCTTCGACGCCGGCGCGATGCGTCATGTGAAGGCTCCGGTGCTGATCCTCAACGGCGAGAAGGACACCGTCTTCCGGGCCGGGGAGAGGGACTTCGCCCGCGCCCACCCGCGTGCCCGCGTCGAACTGATCCCGCGGGCACGCCATCTCGCGAACTTCGACGCTCCGGACGCCTTCACCGATGCGGTCCGCCGGTTCGCCCGGCAGCTCCTCGCCGACGGCTGA
- a CDS encoding SWIM zinc finger family protein has translation MSDYEASGARGFAAFPARKGGRTRGQSPWAGRWTEALEDTWPEEEPLKKGRAFSRTGRIGPITVSAGRVAAEVYAGEAAHATTLTVKAWDDDDWDLLWERTADRPDATEALLAGDLPEDLLEAAEDARLGLLPGYGDLDADCDCDALDHPCPHATALGYQFSWLLDSDPWLLLLVRGRDTHEALDELKSVLMLRALTATDDEDDEEGEDDGGEDFAQEDRQEQEAYDSNREAYARPAAALPALPPLPEPLPSAAEPVTGIEADPLERLVADAAVRARELLAHIAGFGETPPAPPLDEWQDTVRIVATHPDPRVPARLREACGRPDDLDRAAAAWRTGGKAGLEVLEQPWTPSEQETARARTALAAGWDDDLPAFDVDGNHWTLTGRGLQLRRGRDARWYPYRDRSGTWWPAGPPDTDPAVALSELLDTPPES, from the coding sequence TTGAGCGACTACGAGGCGAGCGGCGCCCGCGGCTTTGCCGCCTTCCCCGCCCGCAAGGGCGGCCGCACCCGCGGCCAGTCCCCGTGGGCCGGCCGGTGGACCGAGGCCCTGGAGGACACCTGGCCGGAGGAGGAGCCCCTGAAGAAGGGCCGCGCCTTCTCCCGCACCGGACGCATCGGCCCCATCACCGTCAGCGCCGGACGCGTCGCCGCCGAGGTCTACGCCGGCGAGGCCGCCCACGCCACCACCCTCACCGTCAAGGCATGGGACGACGACGACTGGGACCTGCTGTGGGAGAGGACCGCCGACCGGCCCGACGCCACGGAGGCCCTGCTCGCCGGTGACCTGCCCGAGGACCTCCTCGAAGCGGCCGAGGACGCCCGCCTCGGGCTGCTGCCCGGCTACGGCGACCTGGACGCGGACTGCGACTGCGACGCGCTCGACCACCCCTGCCCGCACGCCACCGCGCTCGGCTACCAGTTCTCCTGGCTCCTCGATTCCGACCCCTGGCTGCTGCTCCTGGTCCGCGGCCGGGACACCCACGAGGCGCTCGACGAGCTGAAGTCGGTCCTGATGCTGCGGGCGCTGACCGCCACCGACGACGAGGACGACGAAGAAGGCGAGGACGACGGGGGAGAGGATTTCGCGCAGGAGGACCGGCAGGAGCAGGAGGCCTACGACAGCAATCGCGAGGCCTACGCACGCCCCGCCGCCGCGCTGCCCGCCCTGCCTCCGCTGCCCGAGCCGCTGCCCTCCGCGGCCGAGCCGGTCACCGGCATCGAGGCCGACCCGCTGGAACGCCTCGTCGCCGACGCCGCCGTCCGGGCACGTGAACTGCTCGCCCACATCGCCGGGTTCGGCGAGACGCCGCCCGCCCCGCCGCTCGACGAGTGGCAGGACACCGTCCGTATCGTCGCCACCCACCCCGACCCGCGCGTCCCCGCGCGGCTGCGCGAGGCCTGCGGCCGTCCCGACGACCTGGACCGTGCCGCCGCGGCCTGGCGCACCGGCGGTAAGGCCGGCCTGGAGGTCCTCGAACAGCCCTGGACCCCCTCCGAACAGGAGACGGCCCGCGCCCGCACCGCCCTCGCCGCGGGCTGGGACGACGACCTGCCCGCCTTCGACGTCGACGGCAACCACTGGACGCTCACCGGCCGCGGCCTCCAGCTCCGCCGGGGCCGCGACGCCCGCTGGTACCCCTACCGCGACCGCTCGGGCACGTGGTGGCCCGCCGGCCCCCCGGACACCGACCCGGCCGTCGCCCTCAGCGAACTCCTCGACACCCCACCGGAGTCGTGA
- a CDS encoding DEAD/DEAH box helicase has translation MVWLAPEQAGLLARCAVVFEAGDPARTGRLVFYNPDGSPLPETAAGEPGKASLVVPHDGGVALRTFPVLRLAPAEALPALIEARRRHGRDGATVHPAAAFWGAAAALGLHLAARERLLPGVSVGGYDTWRAGPLDLEDVVRLRELAQAAPGEAVAAPGSDVQALLRAFLDAVADTLPRTAAAPAATGRAAFSATEPQHVPQLRAWAEEISAGLDSGVRVSLHVHLADTPDGPPALHLVPRAHSLADPTLALDAGELFASADHALGPRAQADTILAVRRAASVWEPLERLLPVPSALVLTDRETTELIGTGAARLRAHGIDVHWPEGAARSLTARAVVGAGRVPPADLRSFLGGDGTVDLRWQLALDGKPLTEEETAHVADEGRPLVRLRGRWTLVGADLARKARERDLGPLTAIEALAVALTGHTRIGTEQVPVAPSDWLLALRARLADPDGGTEPCRQPDALAATLRDYQLRGLRWLERMTSLGLGGCLADDMGLGKTIQLIALHLLRQEHDDTRGPTLVVCPASLLGNWQREIGRFAPGTPVRRFHGTGRSLEGADDGFVLTTYGTMRLDAERLGDHRWSMLVADEAQHVKNPLSGTAKALRLIPADAKIALTGTPVENSLSELWAVLDWTTPGLLGSHGHFRRRWMAPIDAERADATGEQPTARRLAGLVRPFLLRRRKSDPGIAPELPPKTETDRPVALTAEQSALYRKHAQEVMDRIRASQGIARSGLVLKLLTGLKQICNHPAHFLKQDDTALSGRSGKLELLDELLDTITAEGGAVLVFTQYVAMAKLLERHLRERGIGAQLLHGGTPVPRREELVQRFQDGEVPVFLLSLKAAGTGLNLTRADHVVHYDRWWNPAVEAQATDRAYRIGQTRSVQVHKMIAEGTIEDRIAALLESKKDLADAVLGSGEGALTELTNDELANLVELRSVC, from the coding sequence ATGGTGTGGTTGGCGCCTGAGCAGGCCGGACTGCTGGCGCGGTGCGCGGTGGTCTTCGAGGCGGGGGACCCGGCGCGCACGGGCCGCCTCGTGTTCTACAACCCGGACGGCTCCCCGCTGCCGGAAACGGCGGCGGGGGAGCCGGGCAAGGCGTCCCTCGTCGTGCCGCACGACGGCGGCGTCGCACTGCGGACGTTCCCGGTGCTGCGCCTCGCCCCCGCCGAGGCGCTGCCGGCCCTGATCGAGGCCCGCCGCCGCCACGGCCGGGACGGCGCCACCGTGCATCCGGCCGCCGCGTTCTGGGGGGCCGCCGCCGCCCTCGGGCTGCACCTCGCAGCCCGGGAGCGGCTGCTGCCCGGCGTCTCCGTCGGCGGCTACGACACCTGGCGGGCCGGACCGCTCGACCTCGAGGACGTCGTACGCCTGCGGGAGCTCGCCCAGGCCGCTCCCGGCGAGGCCGTCGCCGCACCCGGCAGCGACGTACAGGCGCTGCTGCGCGCCTTCCTCGACGCCGTCGCCGACACCCTGCCGCGCACCGCCGCCGCCCCGGCCGCCACCGGACGGGCCGCTTTCTCGGCCACCGAACCCCAGCACGTGCCCCAACTGCGCGCCTGGGCCGAGGAGATCTCCGCCGGACTCGACTCCGGCGTCCGGGTGTCCCTCCACGTCCATCTCGCCGACACCCCCGACGGCCCGCCCGCCCTCCACCTCGTCCCGCGCGCCCACAGCCTCGCCGACCCCACCCTCGCGCTCGACGCCGGCGAGCTGTTCGCCAGCGCCGACCACGCGCTCGGCCCGCGCGCCCAGGCCGACACGATCCTCGCCGTGCGCCGCGCGGCGAGCGTGTGGGAGCCCCTTGAGCGGCTGCTGCCCGTACCGTCCGCCCTGGTCCTGACCGACCGGGAGACCACCGAACTCATCGGCACCGGCGCCGCCCGGCTGCGCGCCCACGGCATCGACGTCCACTGGCCCGAAGGCGCCGCCCGCTCCCTGACCGCCCGCGCCGTCGTCGGCGCCGGCCGTGTCCCGCCCGCCGACCTGCGCTCCTTCCTCGGCGGCGACGGCACCGTCGACCTGCGCTGGCAGCTCGCCCTCGACGGCAAACCCCTCACCGAGGAGGAGACGGCCCACGTCGCCGACGAGGGCCGCCCCCTCGTCCGGCTCCGCGGCCGCTGGACCCTGGTGGGCGCCGACCTCGCCCGCAAGGCCCGCGAACGCGACCTCGGACCGCTGACCGCCATCGAGGCCCTCGCCGTCGCCCTCACCGGCCACACCCGGATCGGCACCGAACAGGTCCCCGTCGCCCCCAGCGACTGGCTGCTGGCCCTGCGCGCCCGCCTCGCCGACCCCGACGGCGGCACCGAACCCTGCCGGCAGCCCGACGCGCTGGCCGCGACCCTGCGCGACTACCAACTGCGCGGCCTGCGCTGGCTCGAGCGCATGACCTCCCTCGGCCTCGGCGGCTGCCTCGCCGACGACATGGGCCTGGGCAAGACGATCCAGCTCATCGCCCTGCACCTGCTGCGCCAGGAACACGACGACACCCGCGGCCCCACCCTCGTCGTCTGCCCCGCCTCCCTGCTCGGCAACTGGCAGCGCGAGATCGGCAGGTTCGCCCCCGGCACCCCGGTGCGCCGCTTCCACGGCACCGGCCGCAGCCTCGAAGGCGCCGACGACGGCTTCGTCCTGACCACCTACGGCACCATGCGCCTGGACGCGGAACGGCTCGGCGACCACCGCTGGAGCATGCTCGTCGCCGACGAGGCCCAGCACGTCAAGAACCCGCTCTCCGGCACCGCCAAGGCCCTGCGCCTGATCCCCGCCGACGCGAAGATCGCCCTCACCGGCACCCCCGTCGAGAACAGCCTCTCCGAACTGTGGGCCGTCCTGGACTGGACCACCCCCGGACTGCTGGGCAGCCACGGCCACTTCCGCCGCCGCTGGATGGCCCCGATCGACGCCGAACGCGCCGACGCCACCGGCGAGCAGCCCACCGCCCGCCGACTGGCCGGACTCGTCCGGCCGTTCCTGCTGCGCCGCCGCAAGTCCGACCCCGGCATCGCACCCGAACTGCCGCCCAAGACCGAGACCGACCGGCCCGTCGCCCTCACCGCCGAACAGTCCGCGCTCTACCGCAAGCACGCGCAGGAGGTCATGGACCGGATCCGCGCCAGCCAGGGCATCGCCCGCAGCGGCCTGGTCCTCAAACTCCTCACCGGCCTCAAACAGATCTGCAACCACCCCGCGCACTTCCTCAAGCAGGACGACACCGCCCTGTCCGGCCGCTCGGGGAAACTCGAACTCCTCGACGAACTCCTCGACACCATCACCGCGGAGGGCGGCGCCGTCCTGGTGTTCACCCAGTACGTCGCCATGGCCAAGCTCCTCGAACGGCACCTGCGCGAACGCGGCATCGGGGCCCAGCTGCTGCACGGCGGCACCCCCGTACCCCGCCGCGAGGAACTCGTCCAGCGCTTCCAGGACGGCGAGGTCCCCGTCTTCCTGCTGTCGTTGAAGGCCGCCGGCACCGGACTCAACCTCACCCGCGCCGACCACGTCGTCCACTACGACCGCTGGTGGAACCCGGCCGTCGAGGCGCAGGCCACCGACCGCGCCTACCGCATCGGCCAGACCAGATCCGTCCAGGTGCACAAGATGATCGCCGAAGGCACCATCGAGGACCGCATCGCCGCCCTGCTCGAGTCCAAGAAGGACCTCGCAGACGCCGTCCTCGGCTCCGGCGAAGGCGCCCTGACGGAACTGACCAACGACGAGCTGGCCAACCTGGTCGAACTGAGGAGCGTGTGTTGA
- a CDS encoding ABC transporter permease, with the protein MDRAALAPVIARTPLARLRWAAADGWTVTLRGLTHWVREPGTLIGSLAFPVMMVLMFGYFFGGAMQVPGGGNYREFLVPGMFVMTMVFGMGETVTAVAADKNRGVTSRFRTMPMAPSAVVVGRAVTDMLSSLLALAVLFATGLAIGWDAHGTLGETTLAVGLLLLLRFALVWAGIYLGLLMKGPEGITMVQTLEFPIGFLTSAFVAPSTMPGWLGTIAEWNPLSSTVLAVRELFGNPGFGGDSWIAQHALLMAVVWPVILCAVFFPLSVRRFRNLTS; encoded by the coding sequence ATGGACCGGGCGGCCCTCGCCCCGGTGATCGCCCGCACCCCGCTGGCCCGCCTGCGCTGGGCGGCCGCCGACGGCTGGACGGTCACCCTGCGCGGCCTGACCCACTGGGTACGCGAACCGGGCACCCTGATCGGGTCGCTGGCCTTCCCCGTCATGATGGTGCTGATGTTCGGGTACTTCTTCGGCGGCGCCATGCAGGTGCCCGGCGGCGGGAACTACCGCGAGTTCCTGGTCCCCGGCATGTTCGTCATGACGATGGTCTTCGGCATGGGCGAGACGGTCACCGCCGTCGCCGCCGACAAGAACCGCGGTGTCACCTCCCGCTTCCGCACCATGCCCATGGCTCCCTCCGCCGTGGTCGTCGGACGCGCCGTGACCGACATGCTCTCCTCCCTGCTGGCCCTGGCCGTCCTGTTCGCCACCGGCCTGGCCATCGGCTGGGACGCCCACGGCACCCTCGGCGAAACCACCCTCGCGGTCGGCCTGTTGCTGCTGCTGCGCTTCGCTCTGGTCTGGGCCGGCATCTACCTCGGACTGCTGATGAAGGGCCCCGAGGGCATCACCATGGTGCAGACCCTCGAATTCCCGATCGGCTTCCTCACCAGCGCGTTCGTCGCACCGTCCACCATGCCGGGCTGGCTGGGCACGATCGCCGAGTGGAATCCGTTGTCCTCCACGGTGCTGGCGGTACGGGAACTGTTCGGCAACCCGGGATTCGGCGGGGACTCATGGATCGCGCAGCACGCGCTGCTGATGGCCGTGGTCTGGCCCGTGATCCTGTGCGCCGTCTTCTTCCCGTTGTCGGTGCGCCGCTTCCGCAACCTGACAAGCTGA
- a CDS encoding daunorubicin resistance protein DrrA family ABC transporter ATP-binding protein has protein sequence MDPTSTAVLAEGLRKRYGDRYALDGFDLRVPAGTVHGLLGPNGAGKTTSVGILSTLLKADGGRAEVAGHDVSRQAAEVRASIGLVGQYAAVDEVLSGRQNLVMFGRLHHLSPAAARRRADELLEHFRLADTGKKPLKEYSGGMRRRLDLAASMVLAPPVLFLDEPTTGLDPRSRGEVWEAVRSLVDTGTTVLLTTQYLEEADQLAHAVSVIDSGKVIAEGTPDELKSRIGGDRIDVVVRRADQLPAAAAALEHVCAAPPDTDRDTRRISARVKDRTSALADIVRALDAAGVAAEDIALRRPTLDEVFLHLTGSGTGASTDGNGSDVSGDGAREAVAA, from the coding sequence GTGGATCCGACCAGCACCGCCGTCCTCGCCGAAGGACTGCGCAAGCGCTACGGCGACCGCTACGCACTCGACGGATTCGACCTGCGCGTACCCGCCGGCACCGTCCACGGGCTGCTGGGCCCCAACGGTGCGGGCAAGACGACCTCCGTCGGCATCCTGTCGACCCTGCTGAAGGCCGACGGCGGCCGCGCCGAGGTCGCCGGCCACGACGTCTCCCGCCAGGCCGCGGAGGTCCGCGCGAGCATCGGCCTGGTCGGTCAGTACGCCGCCGTCGACGAGGTCCTCAGCGGACGGCAGAACCTCGTCATGTTCGGCCGCCTGCACCACCTGTCACCGGCCGCCGCCCGCCGCCGCGCCGACGAGCTCCTCGAGCACTTCCGCCTCGCCGACACCGGCAAGAAGCCGCTGAAGGAGTACTCCGGAGGCATGCGCCGCCGCCTCGACCTGGCGGCGAGCATGGTCCTCGCCCCGCCGGTCCTCTTCCTCGACGAACCGACCACCGGCCTCGACCCGCGCAGCCGCGGCGAGGTGTGGGAGGCGGTACGCAGCCTCGTCGACACCGGCACCACCGTGCTGCTGACCACCCAGTACCTGGAAGAGGCCGACCAGCTCGCCCACGCCGTCTCCGTCATCGACTCCGGCAAGGTCATCGCCGAGGGCACCCCCGACGAGCTCAAGTCCCGCATCGGCGGCGACCGGATCGACGTCGTGGTACGCCGCGCCGACCAGCTCCCCGCCGCCGCGGCGGCGCTGGAGCACGTGTGCGCCGCACCCCCGGACACCGACCGCGACACCCGCCGCATCAGCGCCCGCGTCAAGGACCGCACCAGCGCCCTCGCCGACATCGTCCGCGCCCTCGACGCGGCCGGTGTGGCGGCCGAGGACATCGCCCTGCGCCGGCCCACCCTCGATGAGGTGTTCCTGCACCTGACCGGCTCCGGCACCGGCGCGTCCACCGACGGCAACGGCAGTGACGTCTCCGGTGACGGCGCCCGAGAGGCGGTGGCGGCATGA
- a CDS encoding antibiotic biosynthesis monooxygenase family protein: protein MITFINRFHVTGATAEFEAAFDATSAFFADRPGFLNHRLLQHLDEPHLYVNIADWKDEESFRAALAHPEFAAHRARLRTLSSSDPNLYVPLLERVAR, encoded by the coding sequence GTGATCACTTTCATCAACCGGTTCCATGTCACCGGCGCCACCGCGGAGTTCGAGGCGGCCTTCGACGCCACGTCGGCGTTCTTCGCCGACCGGCCCGGCTTCCTGAACCACCGGCTGCTCCAGCACCTCGACGAGCCGCACCTGTACGTGAACATCGCCGACTGGAAGGACGAGGAGTCCTTCCGTGCCGCCCTGGCCCACCCGGAGTTCGCCGCGCACCGCGCGAGGCTGCGCACGCTCAGCAGCAGCGACCCGAACCTGTACGTGCCGCTGCTCGAGCGCGTCGCCCGCTGA
- a CDS encoding class I SAM-dependent methyltransferase, whose protein sequence is MKIDECRICGNRALLPVLDLGSQALTGVFPKNREETVASVPLELVKCSQPDGCGLVQLLHTADFDLMYGDHYGYRSGLGEFMIRHLQDKVASLLKTVEVRPGDIVVDIGSNDSTLLRGYPSDPALRPQLVGIDPTGGKFRHLYPEGAELITEYFSRKVFAERFGSRRAKVVTSVAMFYDLPRPMEFMQDVHDILAEDGVWLMEQSYMPAMLEATAYDVVCHEHLEYYALSQIEWMAERVGLKVVRAELNDVYGGSLCAVLARKDSSVAVDEASVARVRAHETALALDTAAPYEAFAARTVRYREELLAFLDDSRRSGKLTLGYGASTKGNVILQYCGLSEKDLPVIGEVNPEKHGAFTPGTYIPIVSQEEARSRRPDQLLVLPWIYRDGFVERERAYVAGGGRLVFPLPVLDVVGGAR, encoded by the coding sequence ATGAAGATCGACGAGTGCCGCATCTGCGGCAACCGTGCGCTGCTGCCCGTGCTGGACCTCGGCTCCCAGGCCCTGACCGGCGTCTTCCCGAAGAACCGGGAGGAGACGGTGGCGTCGGTGCCGCTGGAGCTCGTCAAGTGCTCGCAGCCCGACGGCTGCGGGCTGGTGCAGCTGCTGCACACGGCCGACTTCGACCTGATGTACGGAGACCACTACGGCTACCGTTCCGGGCTCGGCGAGTTCATGATCCGGCACCTGCAGGACAAGGTCGCCTCCCTCCTGAAGACGGTCGAGGTGCGGCCCGGCGACATCGTCGTCGACATCGGCAGCAACGACTCGACCCTGCTGCGCGGTTATCCGTCGGACCCGGCGCTGCGCCCGCAGCTGGTGGGCATCGACCCGACCGGCGGCAAGTTCCGGCACCTGTATCCCGAGGGCGCCGAGCTGATCACCGAGTACTTCTCGCGGAAGGTGTTCGCCGAGCGGTTCGGCAGCCGCCGCGCGAAGGTCGTCACCTCGGTCGCGATGTTCTACGACCTGCCGCGTCCCATGGAGTTCATGCAGGACGTGCACGACATCCTCGCCGAAGACGGTGTCTGGCTGATGGAGCAGAGCTACATGCCGGCGATGCTCGAGGCCACGGCGTACGACGTGGTGTGCCACGAGCACCTGGAGTACTACGCGCTCAGCCAGATCGAGTGGATGGCCGAGCGGGTGGGGCTGAAGGTCGTACGGGCGGAGCTGAACGACGTGTACGGCGGCAGCCTGTGCGCGGTGCTGGCCCGCAAGGACTCGTCCGTCGCGGTGGACGAGGCGTCCGTGGCCCGGGTCCGTGCGCACGAGACGGCGCTCGCCCTGGACACGGCGGCCCCCTACGAGGCGTTCGCCGCGCGGACGGTCCGCTACCGCGAGGAGCTGCTGGCGTTCCTCGACGACTCGCGGCGGTCGGGGAAGCTGACGCTCGGGTACGGCGCGTCGACCAAGGGCAACGTGATCCTTCAGTACTGCGGCCTGAGCGAGAAGGACCTGCCGGTCATCGGCGAGGTGAACCCGGAGAAGCACGGCGCGTTCACCCCCGGCACCTACATCCCGATCGTCTCCCAGGAGGAGGCCAGGTCCCGCCGCCCCGACCAGCTGCTGGTGCTGCCGTGGATCTACCGCGACGGGTTCGTGGAGCGGGAGCGCGCGTACGTCGCCGGCGGCGGCAGGCTGGTCTTCCCGCTGCCGGTGCTCGACGTGGTGGGCGGGGCGCGATGA
- a CDS encoding dTDP-4-dehydrorhamnose 3,5-epimerase family protein, producing MTAGTARGFSTSTATVRELAVAGAYEFTPRVHRDERGLFVSPLQEEAFVAAVGRPFTVAQTNHSRSARGVMRGVHFTTTPPGQAKYVHCARGRAMDVVVDIRVGSPTFGAWDTVEMDTESFRAVYLPEGVGHAFLSLEDDTVMSYLVSTPYRADLEQAIDPLDPALGLPWPKDMSFTLSRRDTQAVGLAEARAKGMLPRYEDCPAAAAAADR from the coding sequence ATGACGGCCGGTACGGCACGCGGCTTCTCGACGTCCACCGCCACGGTGCGGGAGCTGGCGGTCGCCGGCGCCTACGAGTTCACGCCGCGGGTGCACCGCGACGAGCGGGGCCTGTTCGTCTCCCCGCTCCAGGAGGAGGCGTTCGTCGCCGCGGTGGGCCGCCCCTTCACGGTGGCGCAGACCAACCACAGCCGCTCGGCCCGCGGGGTGATGCGCGGGGTGCACTTCACCACCACCCCGCCCGGGCAGGCCAAGTACGTGCACTGCGCCCGCGGCAGGGCCATGGACGTGGTCGTCGACATCCGGGTCGGCTCACCGACGTTCGGGGCCTGGGACACCGTCGAGATGGACACCGAGTCCTTCCGCGCGGTGTACCTCCCGGAGGGGGTGGGGCACGCGTTCTTGTCCCTGGAGGACGACACGGTGATGTCCTACCTGGTCTCGACCCCCTACCGGGCGGACCTGGAGCAGGCGATCGACCCGCTCGACCCGGCGCTGGGCCTGCCCTGGCCGAAGGACATGTCCTTCACGCTCTCCCGGCGCGACACCCAGGCGGTCGGCCTGGCAGAGGCGCGGGCCAAGGGCATGCTGCCGCGGTACGAGGACTGCCCGGCGGCCGCGGCCGCCGCGGACCGGTGA
- a CDS encoding NAD-dependent epimerase/dehydratase family protein produces the protein MTVRPGPGGARAGRVAVVGATGCVGRHVCAAFAGGGSEVVGVARRYAPHVGAHRFVPLDAAGCSPEQLAEFLAAEAVDAVVNATLGWGEELHRVNVELVERLIGALRLLPAARRPRLVQLGTVHEYGPVPQGTPVTELTPPAPVTEYARAKLAASRAVLGAAGIDAVVLRMANTIGPHPAPGSFLGSLAARFTEAAASPGERIELTVAAGARRDYVDVRDAADAVVRAAFAGHLGQDQRLFNIGTGTARGIDTLVLALAQACGLPASALALRTGEVAAQGASTGTDFTCLDASRARAVLGWSPRRSPAESMRAMAETARATCFATS, from the coding sequence GTGACCGTGCGGCCCGGCCCGGGCGGCGCGCGGGCCGGGCGGGTCGCGGTCGTCGGCGCGACCGGCTGTGTGGGGCGGCACGTGTGCGCCGCGTTCGCAGGCGGCGGCAGCGAGGTCGTCGGCGTGGCCCGCCGGTACGCGCCGCACGTCGGCGCGCACCGCTTCGTGCCGCTGGACGCCGCGGGCTGCTCCCCCGAGCAGCTGGCGGAGTTCCTGGCGGCCGAGGCGGTGGACGCCGTCGTGAACGCGACGCTCGGCTGGGGTGAGGAACTGCACCGGGTGAACGTGGAGTTGGTGGAGCGGCTGATCGGCGCGCTGCGGCTGCTGCCCGCGGCGCGCCGTCCGCGGCTGGTCCAGCTCGGCACGGTCCACGAGTACGGTCCGGTGCCGCAGGGCACGCCGGTGACCGAGCTGACGCCGCCGGCGCCGGTGACCGAGTACGCGCGGGCGAAGCTGGCCGCGTCCCGGGCGGTGCTGGGGGCGGCGGGGATCGACGCGGTGGTGCTGCGCATGGCGAACACGATCGGCCCGCACCCCGCGCCCGGCAGCTTCCTCGGTTCGCTGGCGGCCCGCTTCACCGAGGCGGCCGCCTCGCCGGGCGAGCGGATCGAGCTGACCGTGGCGGCCGGCGCCCGGCGCGACTACGTCGACGTGCGGGATGCGGCGGACGCGGTCGTACGGGCGGCGTTCGCCGGGCATCTCGGCCAGGACCAGCGGCTGTTCAACATCGGCACCGGCACCGCCAGGGGCATCGACACGCTGGTCCTGGCCCTCGCTCAGGCCTGCGGCCTGCCCGCGTCGGCGCTCGCCCTGCGGACGGGCGAGGTGGCGGCACAGGGCGCGTCGACGGGCACCGACTTCACCTGCCTGGACGCGTCACGGGCCCGGGCGGTGCTGGGATGGTCGCCGCGGCGGTCACCGGCGGAGTCGATGCGGGCGATGGCCGAGACGGCGCGCGCGACCTGCTTCGCGACGTCCTGA